The proteins below come from a single Balneolaceae bacterium genomic window:
- the nosZ gene encoding Sec-dependent nitrous-oxide reductase — MQTKNKNKRLFWWSVPLIAVLGILLYGCPSQQNLAGSSDAAQKVYVAPGEHDEFYGLFSGGYSGQLTVYGIPSGRHLYTVPVFSQAPVNGYGYSEETKPMLQTSHGFIPWDDAHHPEISQTNGVPDGRWVFINGNNTPRIARIDLSTFQTAEIIEIPNSAGNHASSFVTVNTDYVSAATRFSIPMDQENLENQDVPISSYAENFKGTLSYIKVADDGEMSVDFQILVPGYNYDLSHAGKGPSEDWAFYTTYNTEEANTLLEVNASRNDKDFIAAVNWKKASELAANGEGRVVPGEHYRNYIDHDEQRAKSEVIETVRVLDPTEHPGIIYYLPTPKSPHGVDVDPTGRYIVGGGKLSSVLPVHSFENMIQAIENEDFEGEVDGIPVLNYDSVIQAEVENAGIGTLHTEFDGNGYAYTTAFISSEIVKWSLETFEVVDRIDAYYSPGHLMIPGGDSRQPWGKYLVALNKITKDRYLPTGPELFHSAQLIDISGEKMELLLDFPTDGEPHYAQAIPADIVKENQVRFYPLEDNNHPDAVKSEADTRIVREGNEVHVYMTTIRSHFTPDNIEGIKVGDKVFFHVTNLEQDWDVPHGFAMLGAQNAELLVMPGETRTLTWEPKKAGVFPFYCTDFCSALHQEMQGYARVSPEGSDVPISYGTGE; from the coding sequence ATGCAAACAAAAAATAAAAACAAACGACTTTTTTGGTGGTCCGTACCGCTGATTGCCGTGCTCGGTATCCTTCTGTACGGATGCCCTTCACAGCAAAATTTAGCCGGTTCGAGCGACGCCGCACAAAAAGTATATGTAGCCCCGGGAGAACACGATGAATTTTACGGGCTCTTCTCAGGCGGATACAGCGGACAATTAACTGTATACGGAATTCCGTCAGGTCGCCATCTCTATACCGTACCTGTATTTTCTCAGGCACCTGTAAACGGATACGGTTACTCCGAAGAGACAAAACCGATGCTTCAAACCTCCCACGGATTTATACCCTGGGATGATGCCCACCACCCCGAAATATCTCAAACAAACGGTGTACCAGATGGGCGTTGGGTATTTATCAATGGAAACAATACACCTCGTATTGCAAGAATTGATCTGAGCACTTTTCAAACCGCCGAAATTATTGAGATTCCAAATTCGGCCGGTAATCACGCCTCTTCTTTTGTGACTGTAAATACAGATTATGTATCCGCAGCTACCCGTTTCAGTATTCCGATGGACCAGGAAAACCTGGAGAACCAAGATGTTCCGATCTCATCGTATGCCGAAAACTTCAAGGGAACTCTCTCCTATATTAAAGTTGCTGATGATGGGGAAATGAGTGTCGATTTTCAAATATTGGTCCCCGGCTATAATTACGATCTTTCTCATGCCGGTAAAGGACCTTCTGAAGACTGGGCATTCTATACAACGTACAATACTGAAGAGGCAAACACTCTCCTGGAAGTCAATGCATCCAGAAACGACAAGGATTTTATTGCCGCCGTTAACTGGAAAAAAGCTTCCGAACTGGCTGCCAACGGAGAGGGACGGGTGGTTCCGGGCGAACACTACCGGAATTATATAGATCATGACGAACAGAGAGCCAAATCCGAAGTGATTGAAACCGTTCGTGTGCTTGATCCAACAGAACACCCCGGAATTATTTATTACCTGCCAACTCCAAAATCTCCGCACGGTGTGGATGTGGACCCAACAGGCCGCTATATCGTTGGTGGTGGTAAATTATCATCCGTACTTCCGGTTCACTCGTTTGAAAATATGATACAGGCGATTGAAAATGAAGATTTTGAGGGTGAAGTAGACGGTATACCTGTTCTTAATTACGATTCAGTTATCCAGGCTGAGGTGGAAAATGCCGGCATCGGAACGCTTCACACAGAGTTCGACGGAAATGGTTATGCCTACACAACGGCGTTCATCTCCTCAGAAATTGTAAAGTGGAGCCTCGAAACCTTTGAGGTTGTAGACCGAATTGATGCCTACTACTCTCCTGGTCACCTGATGATCCCCGGAGGAGACAGTCGTCAGCCATGGGGTAAATATCTTGTAGCACTGAACAAGATTACCAAAGACCGCTATCTTCCAACAGGTCCCGAGCTGTTCCACTCTGCCCAACTGATCGATATTTCGGGCGAGAAGATGGAGTTACTCCTGGACTTTCCCACAGACGGTGAGCCTCACTACGCACAGGCAATTCCGGCTGATATTGTAAAAGAAAACCAGGTACGGTTCTATCCCCTTGAGGATAACAATCATCCCGATGCTGTAAAAAGCGAAGCGGATACACGAATTGTAAGAGAAGGAAACGAAGTTCACGTATATATGACAACAATCCGATCTCACTTTACACCGGATAATATTGAAGGTATAAAGGTAGGAGATAAAGTGTTCTTCCATGTCACCAATCTCGAACAAGACTGGGATGTACCGCACGGTTTTGCCATGCTGGGTGCTCAAAATGCTGAACTGCTGGTTATGCCTGGCGAAACCAGAACTCTTACCTGGGAACCGAAAAAAGCAGGCGTATTCCC
- a CDS encoding cytochrome c has protein sequence MKHRIIQIIILALTLLVFNACGGESSEQQTEDSNQTNEQGLTEFELEHGIGPVTEVVELGELDPELAAQGKEVYEAKCTACHKPTERYIGPASNDILDRRSPAYIMNMIMNPDEMTKKHPEGIKMMQEYMSPMPYQNVTIEQARAIVEYFRTLEDENQS, from the coding sequence ATGAAACACAGAATTATTCAAATCATCATCCTGGCTCTTACACTCCTGGTATTCAATGCCTGCGGTGGAGAGTCATCCGAACAACAAACTGAAGATTCCAACCAGACCAATGAACAGGGACTGACTGAATTTGAGCTGGAACACGGAATCGGGCCGGTTACCGAGGTCGTAGAGTTGGGAGAACTCGATCCCGAACTGGCAGCACAAGGCAAAGAGGTCTACGAGGCCAAATGTACAGCATGCCATAAACCTACGGAACGATATATCGGACCCGCTTCAAATGACATCCTGGACCGAAGATCTCCTGCTTATATCATGAATATGATTATGAATCCTGATGAGATGACCAAAAAACATCCCGAAGGAATCAAGATGATGCAGGAATATATGTCTCCCATGCCCTATCAAAATGTAACGATAGAGCAAGCCAGGGCTATCGTGGAATATTTCAGAACACTTGAAGATGAAAACCAATCATAA
- a CDS encoding Rrf2 family transcriptional regulator, producing the protein MSLSYSCIYGLRASVLLAGRQGEGFVTIRELSDELDISFHFLTKVLQHLTQAQILESYKGPNGGVKLARNAEDITIQEIIKSLDKDYAIPECALGLPIFQNHKACPIHEEWTNLKIKMEQMVETVTIRELAEWDQKI; encoded by the coding sequence ATGTCACTTTCATACTCCTGTATTTATGGACTTCGAGCTTCTGTTCTGCTGGCTGGCAGACAAGGCGAGGGGTTTGTAACCATTCGGGAATTGAGTGATGAACTTGACATATCCTTCCATTTTTTAACGAAAGTGTTGCAGCATCTTACACAAGCACAAATTCTGGAGTCTTACAAAGGCCCCAATGGCGGGGTTAAACTCGCCAGAAATGCGGAGGATATTACCATTCAGGAGATTATTAAAAGCCTGGATAAAGATTATGCTATACCTGAATGTGCTCTTGGGCTTCCGATTTTTCAAAATCACAAGGCCTGCCCAATTCACGAGGAGTGGACGAATTTAAAAATAAAAATGGAACAGATGGTTGAAACCGTAACCATTCGTGAACTTGCAGAGTGGGACCAAAAAATTTAA
- the ric gene encoding iron-sulfur cluster repair di-iron protein: MMNNENLASKRIGDIVTENYHAAGVFKEFGIDFCCGGGKSLNEVCQKRDIALEEVVGKLLDIADSNTSGDHNYSEWEADFLIDYIINTHHSFVRKKTDEISAYAAKVARVYGEQYPENVEIFKSFVTLSNELTEHLEAEEATVFPLIKNISAKLKNGESLLEAEKEKLKGQLTLMEDDHDGAGQVMANIRKLSNDFTPPADACKTYQILYQNLAGFEEDLHKHVHLENNILFKKAEKLIAA; the protein is encoded by the coding sequence ATGATGAATAATGAAAACTTAGCTTCTAAGAGAATCGGAGACATTGTAACAGAAAACTATCACGCAGCCGGAGTTTTTAAAGAGTTCGGCATCGACTTCTGTTGCGGAGGCGGTAAATCGCTGAATGAAGTGTGCCAGAAGCGAGACATAGCTTTAGAAGAGGTTGTCGGTAAACTCCTTGATATTGCAGATAGTAATACTTCCGGAGACCACAATTACAGCGAATGGGAAGCCGATTTTTTGATTGATTACATCATCAATACGCATCATTCATTTGTTCGGAAAAAGACGGATGAAATTTCAGCTTATGCCGCTAAAGTAGCCCGGGTTTACGGCGAACAGTATCCCGAAAATGTTGAGATCTTTAAGTCTTTCGTTACTCTTTCAAACGAGTTAACAGAACATCTGGAAGCCGAAGAGGCAACTGTATTCCCATTGATTAAAAATATATCAGCAAAGCTAAAAAACGGAGAATCCCTGCTTGAAGCTGAAAAAGAAAAATTAAAAGGTCAGCTTACCCTGATGGAGGATGACCACGACGGAGCGGGCCAGGTTATGGCTAATATTCGAAAGCTGAGTAATGATTTTACTCCGCCCGCGGATGCATGCAAAACGTACCAAATTCTCTACCAGAATCTTGCAGGATTTGAAGAAGATCTGCATAAGCACGTTCACCTGGAGAATAACATCCTGTTTAAAAAAGCTGAAAAACTAATTGCTGCCTAA
- a CDS encoding plastocyanin/azurin family copper-binding protein translates to MKTLIKTTLTLFLAVLFMNSGFAQSDDIRTITVIGQDNMQFSETLIEAEPGETIRIVLDVKSNMPPQAMSHNLAIVDLDTNVEEFVLASMAAPDTEYIAPEYEEQVIATTSMIGGGETSTIEFTVPDNPGEYEYVCTFPGHYFGGMKGILRVAETS, encoded by the coding sequence ATGAAAACACTGATTAAAACCACACTTACACTTTTCCTGGCAGTTCTGTTTATGAATTCAGGATTTGCCCAGTCGGATGATATTCGAACCATTACCGTCATCGGGCAGGACAATATGCAGTTCAGCGAAACACTGATTGAAGCCGAACCCGGCGAAACCATTCGGATTGTACTGGATGTAAAAAGTAACATGCCGCCACAGGCGATGTCTCATAATCTTGCGATTGTAGATCTTGACACAAATGTGGAAGAATTTGTACTCGCCTCCATGGCAGCGCCCGATACCGAATACATCGCGCCTGAATATGAAGAGCAGGTAATTGCAACAACGTCAATGATTGGCGGTGGAGAGACATCCACCATTGAATTTACCGTACCTGACAATCCCGGTGAATATGAATATGTATGCACATTCCCGGGACACTATTTTGGCGGAATGAAGGGAATTCTTCGGGTAGCCGAAACTTCATGA
- a CDS encoding SCO family protein — translation MKLFQTLSTGLLILLVAQSAIAQHMNHNAMKAQPVQSEHSVYHMDASWTDHRGESFQLADLQGNPVVVVMFYGNCTQVCPILIRDARRVFEAVDESLRSEVNILAVTFDPENDTPEVLRNYAIKQDLNIPQWHFTTAKPADIRELAMLLGVQYAQKSDGHFSHSNLVTVLDERAELLTGWRD, via the coding sequence ATGAAATTATTTCAAACACTATCAACCGGATTATTGATTCTCCTGGTTGCTCAAAGCGCAATTGCACAGCATATGAATCACAATGCCATGAAGGCACAACCGGTTCAAAGCGAGCACTCTGTCTATCACATGGATGCTTCGTGGACTGATCATCGCGGTGAGAGTTTTCAGCTTGCGGATCTACAGGGAAACCCCGTTGTAGTGGTCATGTTTTACGGGAACTGCACACAGGTCTGTCCGATTTTGATCCGTGATGCACGGCGTGTATTTGAAGCTGTAGATGAGAGTCTCCGGTCAGAAGTTAACATTTTGGCAGTCACCTTTGATCCTGAGAATGACACCCCGGAGGTGCTGAGAAACTATGCTATCAAACAAGATCTGAATATTCCCCAATGGCATTTTACAACCGCAAAACCGGCTGATATTCGCGAACTGGCCATGCTTCTGGGCGTTCAATATGCTCAAAAAAGTGACGGCCATTTCAGCCATTCAAACCTCGTAACCGTTCTGGATGAAAGGGCAGAATTGCTCACAGGCTGGAGGGATTAA
- a CDS encoding formylglycine-generating enzyme family protein: MTNFIQHITFIVLILATFMAGSEQAFAQENPIQIPGGSFHSILPEVEGEPIEVEDFYMDELAVTNADFLEFLEQNEEWRRSNIPAIYADSGYLKHWKDDLDPGENVKPYQPVTRISWFAANAYCRWAGGRLPTLNEWEYSAQLMDFDSAEEMNEFANELMGWYSAVDVQNTKTVGSTDIENRHGIKDQFGLIMEWVEDFKPPISNEISLDCGTVGRMQKLGNTYSYAASVRYITRMSFNPKMTTGMVGFRCAYDAGKTKQQAEKSL, from the coding sequence ATGACAAACTTCATACAACATATCACCTTCATCGTTCTAATTCTTGCCACATTCATGGCCGGATCGGAGCAGGCTTTCGCCCAGGAAAATCCGATTCAGATTCCGGGTGGCTCCTTTCACTCCATTCTGCCGGAAGTGGAAGGAGAGCCTATTGAGGTTGAAGATTTTTATATGGATGAGCTGGCAGTAACCAATGCAGATTTCCTGGAATTCCTTGAACAAAACGAAGAGTGGCGGCGATCAAATATACCCGCAATTTATGCCGATTCCGGTTATCTGAAACATTGGAAAGATGATCTGGATCCCGGCGAGAATGTAAAACCGTATCAGCCGGTTACCCGGATATCATGGTTTGCGGCAAATGCTTACTGCAGGTGGGCCGGCGGACGATTACCAACACTCAACGAGTGGGAATACTCGGCCCAGCTCATGGATTTTGACTCTGCTGAGGAGATGAATGAGTTCGCCAACGAACTGATGGGGTGGTACTCTGCCGTGGATGTTCAAAACACAAAAACGGTGGGAAGTACGGATATCGAAAACCGGCACGGTATAAAAGACCAATTCGGATTGATTATGGAGTGGGTGGAGGATTTCAAACCGCCCATCAGCAATGAGATATCACTGGACTGCGGTACGGTTGGGCGCATGCAAAAACTGGGCAATACGTACAGTTACGCCGCCTCTGTGAGATATATCACACGAATGAGTTTTAACCCAAAAATGACAACAGGCATGGTAGGTTTTCGATGCGCTTATGATGCCGGTAAAACGAAACAACAAGCCGAGAAATCGTTATGA
- a CDS encoding multicopper oxidase domain-containing protein — protein MRTFIKTITLLTFLVFSATHYLAHAQTTEYTIDGMTFGMPEAEVYTEDYDGPAVVGETITMLPNLAPLDYEGNKHHDIRMDILAQEIEVADGVRYRAWTFGGTVPGPVIHVKEGDRITFTMQNRSDEIVDISEPGAETSPYLKQISENPFMNPEGSIMPMPHSMDFHAGTVAKDDKWRTIAPGQTIKFDWVANYPGTYIYHCGTPSVLMHTAMGQHGVVVVSPKDGYPTDDQVDREYVVVQSEYYLTKGPGELYQYDFEAAQARNPSHVVFNGHQTVLHDQPLKANAGERVRLHFSNNGPSGTSSFHVIGGIFDRVWLEGHPFNEMRGMQTVLVGASGSATIDMIVPEEGKYILIDHEFADAEKGATGTLKAGPKK, from the coding sequence ATGAGAACATTTATAAAAACAATTACTCTTTTAACATTTTTGGTCTTTTCAGCTACCCATTATTTGGCACATGCTCAAACAACAGAGTATACCATTGACGGCATGACATTCGGAATGCCCGAAGCTGAAGTTTATACCGAAGACTACGACGGACCGGCGGTTGTTGGCGAAACTATCACCATGCTGCCGAACCTTGCTCCCCTTGATTATGAAGGGAATAAACATCACGATATACGGATGGATATCCTTGCCCAGGAAATTGAAGTAGCCGATGGCGTTCGTTACAGAGCGTGGACTTTTGGCGGAACTGTACCGGGGCCGGTCATTCATGTAAAGGAAGGCGACCGTATTACATTTACTATGCAAAACCGTTCTGACGAAATAGTTGACATTTCTGAACCGGGTGCCGAAACCTCTCCATATTTGAAGCAGATCTCAGAGAATCCTTTTATGAATCCTGAAGGCAGTATTATGCCGATGCCACACTCCATGGATTTCCACGCCGGAACCGTGGCAAAAGATGACAAATGGAGAACCATCGCACCGGGACAAACCATAAAATTCGACTGGGTGGCAAACTATCCGGGAACGTACATCTACCACTGCGGAACACCAAGTGTGTTGATGCACACGGCCATGGGACAGCACGGAGTTGTTGTGGTTTCCCCGAAAGACGGGTACCCAACGGATGACCAGGTTGACCGTGAATATGTAGTGGTGCAATCCGAATACTACCTTACAAAAGGACCCGGTGAACTCTATCAATACGATTTTGAAGCAGCCCAGGCCCGAAATCCATCTCACGTTGTATTCAACGGCCATCAAACTGTGTTACATGATCAACCTCTGAAAGCCAATGCAGGAGAGCGTGTTCGCCTTCACTTCTCCAATAACGGCCCGAGCGGAACATCAAGCTTCCATGTAATCGGCGGAATTTTTGACCGCGTATGGCTGGAAGGGCACCCCTTTAATGAAATGAGAGGCATGCAAACCGTTTTGGTTGGTGCATCCGGCTCGGCAACTATCGACATGATTGTGCCTGAAGAGGGCAAATACATCCTGATAGATCATGAATTTGCCGATGCAGAAAAAGGTGCAACCGGTACGTTGAAAGCAGGCCCAAAAAAGTAA
- a CDS encoding CRTAC1 family protein, whose product MSKRQRKITWASLSLSLVFLISTASVWWLVQSPGSASVTEAQGLTSKLDRDLPEDLPSILFQDVTQETGIQFKHFYGTRGSRITEDMGSGVAWIDYNNDGFQDLFVVNNAGPMDLSDEEFQQSPATSKLYRNNGNETFTDVTAESGLELRMHGMGTAWADIDNNGTIDCLVTGYNQLRLFSNNGDGTFNEITKKAGLDGFEDFWAGAAWGDVNNDGYIDLYVTGYLSYFEIPDVNEIKDLHEPPSINPSVFDPTGNLFFINNGDGTFREAAKELGLDNPQGKGLEATWVDLTNDHLPELYVTNDVSDNALYRNTNNFEFLDISYPAKAADYRGSMGLAVGDWNGDEDLDIFITHWIAQENAFYSNMWTDDGNDMLFFKDEADRYGLGQSSLDYVGWGTFFFDIDNDTRPDLFVANGHTNQLTDQPEKMIGMRDLLYWNRNNEDGFYEIGEVSGGYFSEELVGRGAAYADYNNDGKLDLFIVNHDGPGILLKNQTETANNWLKVELEGTTSNRSAYGTKLQLITPGGVQVKQVGMQASYLSHNSLVQHFGLRESETADSLIVEWPSGLIEEFANIPANREIKIIEGEGTYR is encoded by the coding sequence AAAAGACAACGCAAAATCACCTGGGCATCGCTCTCATTGAGCCTTGTTTTTTTGATCTCCACTGCATCGGTCTGGTGGCTGGTGCAATCGCCCGGTTCAGCGAGTGTCACCGAGGCACAGGGTCTTACATCCAAACTCGACAGAGATTTGCCGGAAGACCTGCCATCCATTCTGTTTCAGGATGTTACTCAAGAAACGGGAATTCAATTTAAGCACTTCTATGGAACACGAGGATCAAGAATTACGGAAGATATGGGATCCGGAGTAGCATGGATCGATTATAATAACGATGGATTTCAGGATCTGTTCGTTGTGAATAATGCCGGCCCGATGGATCTGTCCGATGAGGAGTTCCAACAATCTCCCGCTACCTCTAAACTCTATCGGAACAATGGAAACGAAACGTTTACGGATGTCACAGCTGAGTCGGGACTTGAGCTTCGAATGCACGGTATGGGAACAGCCTGGGCCGATATCGACAATAACGGCACCATTGACTGCCTGGTAACCGGTTATAACCAGCTTCGTTTATTCAGCAACAACGGTGATGGAACCTTCAATGAAATCACAAAAAAAGCCGGCCTCGATGGATTTGAAGATTTTTGGGCCGGAGCAGCATGGGGCGATGTCAATAACGATGGATATATAGATCTCTATGTAACGGGATATCTCTCCTACTTTGAAATTCCGGATGTAAATGAAATTAAAGATCTCCACGAACCTCCTTCCATCAACCCATCTGTTTTTGATCCGACCGGAAACCTTTTTTTCATCAACAATGGAGATGGAACATTCCGGGAAGCTGCTAAAGAACTGGGCCTGGATAATCCGCAGGGTAAGGGACTGGAAGCAACCTGGGTGGATCTGACCAACGATCACCTCCCCGAGCTCTATGTTACGAATGATGTCTCAGACAACGCACTCTATCGGAACACGAATAATTTTGAGTTTCTTGATATCAGTTATCCCGCCAAAGCTGCCGATTACCGTGGGTCCATGGGCCTGGCCGTGGGTGACTGGAATGGAGATGAAGACCTGGACATTTTCATCACTCATTGGATTGCACAGGAAAATGCGTTCTATTCCAACATGTGGACTGATGATGGGAATGATATGTTGTTTTTTAAAGACGAAGCTGACCGTTACGGGCTCGGTCAATCTTCTCTCGACTACGTTGGCTGGGGTACTTTCTTTTTTGATATTGACAACGATACACGCCCCGATCTGTTTGTTGCCAACGGACATACCAACCAGCTTACCGATCAACCCGAAAAAATGATTGGCATGCGGGACCTTCTCTACTGGAACCGAAATAATGAGGACGGTTTTTATGAAATTGGTGAGGTTTCCGGAGGGTACTTCTCTGAAGAGCTGGTAGGCCGGGGCGCTGCTTATGCCGATTATAATAACGACGGCAAGCTTGACCTGTTTATTGTAAACCACGACGGGCCGGGAATACTTCTTAAAAATCAAACCGAGACCGCCAACAATTGGCTAAAGGTAGAACTTGAAGGAACAACAAGTAACCGGTCTGCATACGGAACCAAACTACAACTTATCACACCCGGGGGAGTCCAGGTCAAACAGGTGGGAATGCAGGCGTCTTACCTCTCCCACAACAGTCTTGTACAACATTTTGGCCTTCGGGAATCTGAAACCGCAGATAGTCTTATTGTTGAATGGCCAAGCGGACTGATTGAAGAATTTGCGAATATTCCGGCCAACCGGGAGATCAAGATTATTGAAGGAGAGGGAACATACCGATGA